Part of the Nicotiana sylvestris chromosome 5, ASM39365v2, whole genome shotgun sequence genome is shown below.
ACTGGACTGCTGTTAAGTATATAATCAAGTACTTGAAGAGGACTAGAGATTATATGTTGGTGTATCACTCAGGTGATCTTGCACCCATTGGCTATACTAATTCAGATTTCCAGTCAGATAGAGACTCTAGAAAATCTACCTCAGGATATGTTTTTACCTTAGGAGGTGGAGCCATAAGTTGGAGGAGCATCAAACAATCATGTGTTGCTGATtccaccatgaaagccaaatATGTGGCTGCATCTGAGGCAGCTAAAGAGGATGTTTGGCTCAGGAACTTTCTGAAAGAGCTTAATGTGGTTCCTCGGTTCAAGCACCAATTGTACTTTATTGTGATAATAGTAGTGCAGTTGCAAACTCGAAGGAACCAAGAAGCCATAAAAGGAGTAAGCATATTGAGGGTAAATATCACTTAATTCGGGACATAACTCAGAGAAGTGATGCAAGAGTGTTGAAGATTGCGTCAGAGGACAATTTGGCAGACCTGTTTACAAAGAGCTTGATACAGAAGATTTTTGACAAGCATGTAGAAGAAATGGGTGTTAGAGTAGCAGACGCATAgttatgagtctaagtgggagattgttgggatatactattaaccatgcggtTTAGACATAGTATTATATTTAATTCTTTATgaaacaattatttatttaatttattcaattcaataaagtattattttaaatagatcatttgtTACATGTGTGTCCTTTTAATTATGTACTAGATAATTTAGTGTATGGAGTCTTAGCTCATGCACAGAAGATTAAATTGTTGGTTCTCATAATCAATAAACTATGTTCACAATTAAATATATTGTTGGACAAAATATCTTGATGATTATAGCACAAGATTATAGTATAATTTGTCTTGATTATGGGAGTAGTTTtactccaacttcttgtgctagtatactcagtgtatattgaacggaccaagtagagaaaagatgtttttgtactgaatatataaaaaaaattctctaattcattaaatgagcttatactcctaattttgatataattattatgatcaatgtaatttgtttattgtttcgatttatcaaaaggtacgactctatttagagttagtgtatgcctaatagattggacaataacgaataatatttgtgaataataattagctgatagaatccatgactcgttttgagtttgatgatacccctttatgtaagcctataagttttcatgtgaaaacccggccggtggattttgtatccgtcacATGAAATATTTTAAGCGGAAttataaaggatttaattagttgattaaattaaattttcagtgatttaatttaattaactggtATTTGATATCTTAACATGGGGAGATAAAATAAGTGTTATTAAATTTTCGAAATTCATATTGAGGAGTTCAATTGCAGTCTTTAGTGGAATAAATTACAATTTGTTATAGTAAGAATTAAGTCATGCTAATTTCGAATTGATACTATAATTGGTAGCCTTTTATTATTTCTGTGGTCCCTACTATACCTAGTAAAAACCTGGACAAGACTTGGGTAAAAAGTGACTTGGGAGAAAAGTCATCTAATAGAGTTGAAGTAGGATTCTACTTGGAGAAGGAGAATCCTACACGTTTTTGGAGGAGGATTTTCGTCCAAAAATAAGTCTATTAAAGGAAGACTAGTTTCACCTAATAACTTACCTTTCAGTTGTATTGTTCTTGCCCACCCAATAGCAAAATCGTTCAAAGGTTTTACTAGGCAAATAGCAGAAGAATGCAACCCAGGATTCTTGCTGCTTGGAAGGTTTGTGCAACTACTTCAAGAGGTTAGTGCTTCTAATCTCGTTATTATTGCGTTGTCTAGTTCACATGTATTTGATACCTGGATTGTATGCTTGCTTCCGCTGCGCATGTTCTAACAAACGGGGGATACCTTGTACAGCGGACTACCCTTTTGCTTGGAAGGTTTGAAACCAGAGGCGGACCTACATGGTAGGTAGAGGGGTTACCGACACCCAGAAATTTCGACAAAAACTCCATATCTAATTACAAATATCTTCAAGAAATAGTTAATATTAACAGATGCCACTGTACCATTAATTGTTGAATGTAACAGTGCCCCTGTGACTAGGAGTGTACAAAGAAAATCGATAAACcacaccaacccgataatccgagtcaaactgagaaaaaaaatccgactatgagttggtttgatttggtttggtgttggaaaaaaaaacccgaccataattggtttggtttggttttaactaaagaaagtcaaaccgaaacaaAACCAACCCGACATTGCATATATAAaatttttagatatatttaatatataaatatacttattgtgatgtaatttataaatatttcttaaaagatttcataattttattttttgaggtattatttcaaggttggacttagaacttttgaatgttccaataagttttatagccattaacattagtaaattaaatagtgctaacaaaagcccaaaccaaaatcaaatcaatactaatgctaacaaaagaaatttaattcaatactacgaacgggaatgtattgaatatctattttttgttttgcaataatttagataaaatgcataacctatttttatattttctttagcgtttagtcatgtatttaatactcccttattagtctacttattttagcatgacttagtactcttagattatgtttatttttattatgactttttaattagcattatttatattacataactttattgttgaatattttaggataatgccatgacatatctcatatattatattattttcttggaaaatacttggGTTTTTGACCAATATTGTCCTTTATCTTTGAGGGTATGTCTATTTTGGTCCCTCAAATATAACCTTGAGCATATTTAGTCCCTTAAGTATGCTAAAGTGGAGCACCTTTTGTCTCACTGATAGAATGTATTAAAAAACTAACAGTGTTAACCAATTCTGATTCATGAAGCAAATCTTTTGCTCTGAAGCAAAATGTTTCTCTCCTTTTATTGGATAACGCAAATTATCACTTTAATTCCTCATTTTTAGATAATGTCTTTTAAAATTTTGACCTAAATAATATCCCCTTCTGTGCCAATTTTCAATGAGAAAATGATATTGTATAGCCATTGTAAAAATATTAGCCAAAAaggtataaattttgtatatgattttgtgtatatatacattttgtatgttaatatacaataattttacaaattttatatactttttcagCTATtagatgtaaatagtttctggcgctGGCTAAAAATGATAATACAATCTGGTTATTCGTTTGCTTTAATAATATGCCTAGAAGTGATCTTGGCAActctattttttttcaaattttaacttttctttttggaaaaatcaaccgaAATTGTTAAAAGTAAAAGTTTAAATGTTAAAATCTAAATTATCAGTTTTGTACTATTAGTGGGGGATTGGTTTATAAATTTTTTTTGATAAGTAAATTAAAAAGACAGTGAGTGCCGAAACCAACCCTGTAATTGATCTTGGATAGATTCTGTCAGTGAGACTAAATGTGCTCAACTTTAGCATACTTAAGGAACTAAATATGCTCAGGGATATATTTGAGGGACCAAAATAGACCTACCCTCAAAGATAAGGGACAATATTGGCCAAAAAAtcgaaaatactttatatagttgtattctactcggactaaagaaatattttgagcataattTATATGTTTTATTCTACGAAAATTTTATCGGAAAAAACCCAAAAACCCCCGAATAACTCGAAACCCCGAgagtgaaaaacccgagttttattggtttggtttggtctttagatttaataatccgacacaattggtttggtttggtaattgtaaaatccgaaccaacccgacctatgtacacccgcTGTGACCGTCAAATTCTGGGTCCGCCTCTGTTTGACACTCGTACACTCAACCCTTTCATTCTTTTTTAAAGGGGGAGTACTACTTGTGTCTTTTTCTGAACTATACTTATGGCAATTgaatatacaaaatacaaaaatatgtacaTACCTTCTTAAACTTGTACTTAGATCAATAAGATCATCACATGCAAACAGAAATGCATTAAAATCTCCAGAGTTTGTTGAACCGCAATGGCAGCCATGAATGCAGCTATATACAAGTGGTTTTGCTAAATAACATTTCTTCTATCCCAATTTATGTGATGTACTTTTCATTTAATATGTACCAAAATGAATGATAACTAATTATATTTATACTATTTAATTAACTTTAAACTTCTCATCTTGTAAATGATATTTAttacatacaaatatatataacttgtttttgaccataagtttcataaaaaaattctttcttttcAAACTTTATTCTCAATCAAAGTGAGGCAACCAGGTGAACAAAACATCTCTCATTTATGCAGGATCGGGGGAAGGGTAGCATCTTCTAACGCAAGTATTAATGGCTACTTCCATAACTCGAACCTGTTACCTATAAATCGATTAAAAATAACTTTATCGTTGCTCTAAGATGTCCTTTCAAATTCTCAGTCAAAGTGCATCACAAAATAGTAAGAGGAAGTATTAGTAGAAGTCTCCCTAATATAGTGCAATATATGTAGGCCATGGTTGTTTAAGCTTTTTCAAGAAAATGCTGATTCATGTCAAAACACTTGGATTGACATCAATGGTTGATCGTCACTTTCGCACAATCAATCCCATCAATCTGCTGTCGGCAAATTTCTCCACGTAACtcagttttcttttttcttaatttGTTTTTCCTCGCCCGATGTCCAGTAGCTGCATTGGAGTTCGACTATATCTGAATTCGCGCCGCGTAGGACCCCATTCAAGGGAAAACACTCCCTATCAAAGATTTTTTCATAGCCAAGGCTCGAACCCGAGATCTCTGGTTAAAAGAAGAACAGTCTCATCCACGGCATCACATCTCTTTTTTCTTAATTATAGTATAACAAGAAACCAACCTAGCTGCATTCAAGCAATAGGTGGTTAAATTTTATTGATCACGAAATATGATATAAAAAATCATTGGCGGGTATTATTGCAGAGAAACGAACGTTACGATAAATATGCTATTGTATGTAAAATTAAACAGGATTATAAATTATCACATTCTGCCGCAAATAGCATATTgcttataaaataaaaagtttcttgATCTGATTTTATTACTATGTTTTATGTGGACTTTTAGATACAATAATTCATAAGTATACATTTATGGTGAATGCAAATATTAAAAAGGCGAGGAAAAATCAAAATCACATGAatttttttctcaaaaacctACCATCTATTTGGAAGTCGAGCGCAAACTAATAACGCAAAATTAGACTGTAACAATGAGTTAAGACTAAATTTTGATTATGTCATTTTGGTCCTATATTTTTTAGAAATCTTTTATTTATGCCATAGCTTTATATCATATGCTAGTAAAAATTATAGCGAAAATTCTTGTactttttttttagtttaattttaatttgtactatattaAACAAAATATATTTAAATAGAGCGATGTGAATAGCTAAAATTTATATCACTAAAACCTCAATTTGCTTAATATTTTTTTTGGTAAGAGGGGAACCTGTAGTCGCTATAACCTCTGCCACAACCTCTGCCCTTCGGGTGAGCACTTTGTGTGCACCGGGTAAATCTCCCCCTGTTTAATAGCTTGTAAATCACACAGGGAATGTAAACCGCACTAGACAAGCCCTATGCGATATTGAGACACTATTGATATTGAATTTTTTAGATTTAAGTTTATTGAGTTTCTTAAAATTTTAGCACTATCAAACTAATATTTCAATAATCATTAACTAATATTATCTAAAATAAAATTCACACCCCTTCAATATACCGTCGTGTAAAATATAAAGTAGGATAAACACAACCTTTTGAAAtcaacttattttattttatttaaccgTCAAACGTAGGAAAAAGTTGTACACCTTTAAACTAAGATCCATCAAATTATTTATTGACCAAGTGTGAGTGCAACAGTTGGATGAGATATTCAAGCTTTAGCTATGGCTATGGAGGATTCAACTAGTGAAGAAAAATCAAATGGAGAAGTAATTATAGATGAAACTAAGGAGGATTCAACAAATTTCAATAAATCAAAAGGGATGAatattcaagaaaatgaaaaaggggttactctttttgatattttcaacCGTTTTGTGTCTGCAATTTTCTCttctgataataataataatgatccTTTAATTCAGAGGATTAAAGTGGCTATTTCTGAAAATGTTCCTTTGATACATCAAGCTTCAAAGAATACTGCTCATAATGTTTATTCTTGGACTCGCAAAGGAAGCCCTCTACGTGCCCTCCTTGTTGTTTCTGTAAGTTATTTCCATTTTGTTTTGAGATATTTATGTTAAAGATTCAGTTTTTGTGAGTAAATTTGATCTGGGGTTTGCTCTGATTGGCTTATTTTGCTAGTATTTCCATTTTGTTTTGAGATAATTATGTTAAAGATTCAATTTTTAGTGTAAATTTGTTCTGGGATTTTGCTCTGCTTATTTCCATTTTGTTTTGAGGTAACTATGTTAAAGGTTCAATTTTTAGTGTACATTTGTTCTGGGGTTTTGCTCGAATAGGCTTATTTTACTAGTATTTCCATTTTGTTTTGAGATAATTATGTTAAAGATTCAATTTTTATGAGTTAATTTGATCTGGGGTTTGTCCTAATTGGCTTATTTTACTAATTTTGAAGTTGTTTCTGTAAGTTATTTCCATTTTGTTTTGAGATAATTATGTTAAAGATTCAATTTTTATGAGTTAATTTGATCTGGGGTTTGTCCTAATTGGCTTATTTTACTAATTTTGAAGTTGTTTCTGTAAGTTATTTCCATTTTGTTTTGAGATAATTATGTTAAAGATTCAATTTTTGAGAGTAAATTTGATCAGGGGTTTGTTTTGATTGGCTTATTTTACTAATTTTGAAGTTGTTTCTGTAAGTTAATTCCTGGCAATTTTGAGATAATCATATTAAAGATTCAATTTTTGAGTGTAAATTTGCTCTGGGGTTTGCTCTGATTGTCTTATTTTGCTAGTATATCCATTTTGCTTTGAAATGATTATATTAAAGATTCAGTTTTTAAGAGTTAATGTTTATGGTTTTCAAATTATTCTATCAAAGATTGTAATTAGACTGAttttaaaataagaaaaaaagactAGCTGAGGGAGAGCCCTCTCCATGACCTCCTTCTTGTTTCGTAAGCTATGTTCAGTTAGTTGTAAAGATTATATCAAAGATCAAGCTTTTAAGGGGAGAAACGTAGTTGCGTCCTGTGAATTTGATTTTCTAGATACCAACAAcgacaacaacatacccagtgtaTCCCacgagtggggtctggggagggtagtttgtatgcagaccttacccctaccttgtggagGTAGACACATGTTGTTTCtgatagactctcggctcaaggAAAGCATAAACACATCAGTTTGGAAAAGGAAATAAAGTAGACACCACGAACTACAATTATTGAAGGGAAACAAGAAGGTATAAATTTCATAAGAAACTGTTTCGCTGGTGATTTATTTTGACAAAAGTTATTGTGTTTATAATCGTTCCTTGTAGTTTTAGAAATTGCTGATTTGTCATTCATTGCCTCTGATCCAAGCCCAATCGAACTACTGGAATAATATAGGGCTATTGACTCTACTTGGGAAAAGTATAGCACAATGGCCTATGTATATTGAGTTCACTTGGATATCTTGTATGGTTTTCTGTCTTGACTTGTAACTACTATGTTTTTTTGCCAATAATTGGACCTTTAGTCCTTTTCCTGTTAGGTAGAGCATAATTAGTAATGATCACTATATATTTGTTAAAGTGTTAAGTATACCACTATAATAATGAGTACTGAGTAGGGTGCTTATGTTTAGTATTTTTGCTGACTCTATTGTTATATTTGCTATCAGACTTCAAATTTAGACCAAACAAAGGATGTTTAGGCAAGGCTTGCACAGTAAACTTGCTGACATTGTTAACATCCCTTTTCCATTTAAAACATATTGCTCGCTTTCTGACCCTATAGAGATCGCATACTCGTCGACTCTCTCCTACTATATCCACACTTAATAATAGAATATCCTTCTCGAGATTCTAGCCGTTCTAGATCTGTTTTTCCTCCCCCTATTTGACATATGCATCAACACAGTTACTTTGAACTGAGGACTTATACAAAAGTGCACTTTGGCAATCTTGTGTCTTAAAGAAGTGCGAGATACATCAAGTGACATGAATTACTCCCCTATTCTTTGAACCTGATGGTATATTTTGCTGTTTACCTATGTGTAGTGATTTATTCGCTTCTAGTTTCTTCGCAATATACGGATTCACATCTCAATATCATCATAGAGGCCATCTTCTCATTATTTTCTTACCTCTTCTAAGTCTTTTACCCATTGGTCTCCCAGTTTCTTACGCACTAATGTTAGATTATTTCTGCGATTGCTTATAAAAGATACACATGGAAACAGAAAAGTAACCAAGtatattattctcatttttttgctattttactcataaaaatacaaagaaaaaaatgTTTCCTAAACATGGTCTTCGCTTGGTTTTAATTTTCTGATTGCTCTTTATAAATATGAAAACTGTTCAGTATCCTGTAGTTTTCAAAAGGTACTATTTCGCAGACATAGGCATGTTAGAAAAGTGATGTCTTGACAAACAATATCTTAATGACATGAAAGGTTAATTCAATTTATCGCTCCTGTCAATTATCCAAAATCAGAGGGGTAAAAAAACAACCCTACCATCGTCTTAGTAGTCTTGCACTCCAATGTATATACTTTAGATTGTTTTTTGGTGAAGCAGGGATTTGGAAAGCATCATTTAAAATGAACATGGTGACAATTATAAGATCTAGCGACCAGTGTAGCCTTGACAGTTAGTTACAAATATTTGTTTCAAAAGGAAACTACATATATCTGTATTTCGATATAGGGTGACAAAGAGATAGCTTAATCAAATCCAAGATCATTGACTCAAACAGGTGCATTAGGACCTTGTGATACACGTGTGAAATTTGAGGAAGTCCCACGTTGGTTACCATACATGTCATTCAGTAAATTGTTACACGAAATTTTTATGAACTTAAAAAGAATTTATATTGAGAAGCACCTAGCGACCTTAACTCCTATTACCATTTATTATGTTTTAGAGAATATACCTAACAACCTTTTCTTGTTTCTTCTAATATTTAACTTGTCTCATCTGATTTATATCTAAACTACTTTGTGGCCTGCCTAGGTAGCATAGGACAGCcattatttttctttgaattctacCAAAACCACTAAAGGAACTGATCATGTAGCAAAAGAGAACCGGTGACAATTCTTTGTTCTAAACTATATTGGATTTTTAGACTGTCTATCGAGTCAGTCAACGCTCTGAAAGGCTTTCATTTTGTTTCTTCAAATAGAACATGGCCAGAAGGGTGAATCTTATGTGCATTTCACGCTCTATAATTTCGTCAAATAGGCTGAAGTTGGAATTGTCTACGTTTTGCTTATCATTGTTGAACTTGCTTCCCTTAGAAAAAGGGGGAATgcacatatttttaaaaaaaaaagtattttgggGGGTGGTGAGGGAAGgtgtttttttttgggggggagggGTAATGCACATTCAGTGAACTGCAGATGAGACAAATATCATACTTATACAAATATCTTTGTTTGATCCACATTCATGTGACCACAATTATGGATCCCTACTCTTCCACTCCACACCTTGGAATGCACCATTATTATATGGATACTTGCGTCTTTAGGTCTTTTGACCCGAAATGGCTGGGAGAGGAAAGATTCCTGACGCGAGTCAGTCGTCATTCGTAAATCAGCCCTTTAGGATCATTTGGTAAACTTTGAAAGTTTGTTCATTTTGGGATATAGTCAGATCCATGCATTGGCTGGATAGCATCGTTTAGTAAGAGTAGTCATTGCCACAGGGGTGGAAAAGAAGAGCTGAATTATGATTCACGTAGACATTCCAAAACTACTGACCTAGCTGAATTAAAAACCGAAAGTCCAACAGGTAGTTAATTAAACGGTAAAACTGCATGTGCTCAAAACGTGACttaattgtattgtactgtacttTCTTTTAATGTGCGTGTGATATTTCTGTTTTTGTGCTGAAGTGTTTACATGCTAACCTTGGCATTCCCTATGAGATATGTTATCAAATGAAACAAGTATTACAAGTGATCCAGCTACATTTGCTCCCCTGTTAAACATTTCAAATACCACGAAGATAAAAACTGAGGGCTAAGGAGAATAAAAAGGGAGTGTGTACCAAGAACTCAAGAATCTCTTTGCCTTCTTTTTTTGGTAATAATTAATTCCATTCCAATGGTTCCCCATGAGTCACATATTTAGAATAGCTTAACCACTCACGCAACAATGTGTGTGGTTAGGACGATTTGCACCCTTTATGAGCTGAGTACAAGAAATTCATGTCCTGATGTTGTGGAGCAAGTGTGGAATTCTGATGCCATGACTAGGACAGTTTTGGAGTCATTTCTTTACCTTGACTAGCAAGTTTTTGATCAGTCCCTTGTTAAAGCTGCTCTTTGAAGAACTTGATTGTCTGAGCTTCTTGTACTTTCGCGGATCATTGTCTTAAAACTATTTGAGTCAAATATTGATAAGATTCTTTCTCTGCACAACCTCCTAAGCAAGCTGTTTTGGCATGGATATTGAACCaggttattttcttttgaaactCCTAAGTTTGTGAGACTAACCTATTTACTGGACTGCTAAATGTTTATGTAGGTGGGGACGATTGCTCTTCTTGCTTTGACAGGATTGCTAGTCTTTATGCTGTTCTTTGTCGCGGCAACTGTCAATGCCATTGTGATCTCTCTTCTCATGTCATTAGCGGCTGCAGGAGGATTCTTGGCTCTTTTCTTTGCCTGCCTAACTGCTATTTATATTGGGGCTCTGTCAGTTGCTGTATTTGTCATTTCCACTACGACAATTATATCAATTATTGCTGTGATTGTGGCTACAGGTAGGCAAAAAGGACCTTTTTCTCTCTGTTCCGGCTCCAGTTTGAGCACCTTCCTTCTGTTTTTCACATGTTTCAGCTTTAATTTCTTGTTATTTTCACCCATATTTTAATATTTAACTTGTCATTTACCAACCTGACTGTGGCTTTGTCCTATTTTCACTCCCACAAATGAATGATTAGCTGAGATAACATGGGCGGGAATAACTATCGATATTACAGTTCAATTTAAACAAGATTTCACTCTACAAAACTTCTTGAGTTTTGAAACCGATACTATTTATCGTTGACGATGTGTTTAATCTGAGTAGTAGCTGATGCACAAAGTTGTTTTTGCAATTTCATCAGTATCAGTATGTTTCCTGTAGTTTGACAATTGATTGCTTATATTGCGTATGGCTGTTGATTGGCGATAAGATTGTGACAATTCTGCATTATGGATTCACTCATTGCTTTTATCTCATACTTTTCTGACCCGTCATTGACACCCCAAATCGTAATCATAAACAGATAGGAAGAA
Proteins encoded:
- the LOC104222989 gene encoding uncharacterized protein; this translates as MAMEDSTSEEKSNGEVIIDETKEDSTNFNKSKGMNIQENEKGVTLFDIFNRFVSAIFSSDNNNNDPLIQRIKVAISENVPLIHQASKNTAHNVYSWTRKGSPLRALLVVSVGTIALLALTGLLVFMLFFVAATVNAIVISLLMSLAAAGGFLALFFACLTAIYIGALSVAVFVISTTTIISIIAVIVATGWIGFFWAIWLATKKSASLAKHSLNVTGSALSAYSSARHFQHNHDA